A genome region from Sebastes umbrosus isolate fSebUmb1 chromosome 22, fSebUmb1.pri, whole genome shotgun sequence includes the following:
- the LOC119481242 gene encoding uncharacterized protein LOC119481242, whose translation MFKFPPQLLVHKGNVCYLLYVAGGLLMTVTAGGRCVDVAVRTAQNPANLLRLSNALIGLVGLRRHVADSVAKGKLKRLFFTDSFNSLLDMTRTTLQGTHHFKVLGWFPEKQTNLDPANCISARRCRIYFILICGESSWPVLTLRMGNNNNKLKAYNPSNQLQWLINFSSEARARGDVIYLLLGGQTRRICTGSSDTNDATNDPTSLTLGLSALSVVLLWTFLPHIAVFAVIYLGWKLPTGSRALQQGF comes from the exons ATGTTCAAGTTTCCACCACAGCTACTTGTCCACAA gGGCAATGTTTGCTACCTCCTCTATGTGGCTGGAGGACTCCTGATGACGGTCACTGCCGGTGGTCGGTGTGTGGACGTGGCTGTGAGGACGGCCCAGAACCCCGCTAACCTGCTGCGCCTGTCAAACGCACTCATCGGGCTCGTGGGCCTCCGAAGACACGTT GCTGACTCTGTAGCAAAAGGGAAACTAAAAAGGCTGTTTTTCACTGACAG TTTCAACAGCCTCCTTGATATGACAAGAACAACACTGCAAGGAACTCATCATTTCAAGGTTTTAGGCTGGTTTCCTGAGAAGCAAACAAACCTGGACCCTGCTAACTGCATCTCAGCAAGAAG ATGCAGGATTTATTTCATCCTCATTTGTGGTGAGAGCAGCTGGCCCGTTCTGACCCTGCGTAtgggaaacaacaacaacaagctgaAAGCGTACAATCCTTCAAATCAGCTCCAGTGGTTGATCAATTTTAGCAGCGAGGCACGGGCACGAGGAGATGTG atttatcTTTTACTGGGCGGACAAACCAGACGAATCTGTACTGGATCATCTGACACAAATGATGCTACAAATGACCCTACGAGTCTGACCCTGGGCTTGTCTGCACTGTCCGTAGTCCTCCTATGGACGTTTCTGCCTCATATTGCAGTTTTTGCTGTGATCTATTTAGGTTGGAAG CTTCCAACTGGCTCCAGAGCACTGCAGCAAGGCTTCTAA
- the dthd1 gene encoding death domain-containing protein 1, which produces MDANLHVNKPMDDAESLHGRRSEHSLLNVLTETIRGLEAVRRRRDHRDGTVGGRTLTGGEDDAEDEEEDEERGADEEREERECKQRVLGVLRELSVCHSDRVAAWRGVLREYVSPLGGSGLQHLSTADTECKVTPCSDSFSDTFLSVGEDVENIVDKLNTIRTKLDEEILNLCAEEASTVDAALQETRDQKAPEQPADDNNHLNSHDPLHSDSGNKQEVEDRDDQSCIMPSPDTEQTSDSKFSSSDCNDVEETGKESAVKSQGSDTEDCVSPESHTDIQETEKDTNRVNDKGKEETNNEWIIVGLTGQQEDSHSDIPHTCFIRAPMGVAEVLRCEVADTLSCLMVTGSEELVSRVIRVKVQDGAYVHFPVTVVVPFCARYRGNYREVTVKIVDGEKRASYVTPVTTEGTYGGQRGSFAEVKVYSLGLFAVVSCLKRENYTVPTKGLSLKLPMDPRLCLNYLPGSFTAPVMAQTMIQPVDAVLLAAVKSRSDAYHSVVSTSPLLYLTHPSSQPLRRPLNLTLPCPPNPEKKRHTRGQGEEEDHRTRPVSASPLWDQPASHTRRVLGASVKCKEMTNELLVVLGSRDKQWSVLDKVTVRNQQNGLVSFELMGNFDRLLVVRLLSPLQPCHLASLAEELEESACRHAVTVVLQRRRDEPHAVLVAALPSRDLSWELSRLRARGYSGLPETSSEISMCEGDQLLLRFSGNITSTGTQNDRHDVPQERITFHTQQKNHLLVRLTEVDPFGNYSSPHYKGTAVFYKVTRGQPEWRGDGAVPTDAKLLGDPVCKLSLTLPKKVRTINRPIVARVKLCTETDSLSDSLLLWLSGELSEEEVALLVLALRLRRSAAQLVKLRTGDSLSTQAFHVLAMWRRGLPAATHQPKASQLAHCLAKSGRPDLARELLLRQAATTRQGSLSLKSRNHTAF; this is translated from the exons ATGGATGCAAATCTGCATGTGAATAAACCGATGGATGACGCTGAGTCTCTTCATGGCAGGAGGAGTGAACACAGTCTCCTCAACGTGTTGACTGAAACTATTCGGGGGCTTGAAGCTGTCAGACGCCGCAGAGATCATCGTGATGGAACGGTGGGTGGGAGGACACTCACAGGAGGAGAAGATGATGcagaagatgaggaggaagatgaagagagaggtGCTGATGAAgagcgggaggagagagagtgcaAGCAGAGAGTTCTGGGAGTTCTGAGGGAGCTGAGTGTTTGTCATTCAGACAGAGTGGCAGCATGGAGAGGAGTTCTCAGAGAATATGTGTCTCCACTAGGAGGCAGTGGTCTGCAACATCTGTCCACAGCAG ATACAGAATGTAAAGTCACACCTTGttcagactccttcagtgacaCGTTTCTGAGTGTTGGGGAGGACGTAGAGAACATTGTGGACAAACTGAACACAATCCGAACCAAGCTGGACGAAGAAATCCTCAACTTATGTGCAGAGGAGGCCTCGACTGTGGATGCAGCACTCCAGGAAACCAGAGATCAAAAAGCACCAGAGCAACCTGCAGATGACAACAATCACCTGAACTCCCATGATCCCCTTCATTCTGACTCTGGGAATAAACAGGAAGTTGAAGATCGAGATGATCAAAGTTGTATAATGCCATCGCCTGACACTGAACAAACATCAGACTCCAAATTCAGCAGTTCTGACTGCAACGATGTGGAAGAGACAGGGAAAGAATCAGCAGTCAAAAGTCAAGGGAGTGATACTGAGGACTGTGTTTctccagaaagtcacacagATATCcaggagacagaaaaagacacaAATAGGGTAAATGACAAGGGCAAAGAGGAGACAAACAACGAATGGATCATTGTAGG GCTCACTGGTCAACAGGAGGACAGCCATTCAGACATACCACACACATGCTTTATAAGAGCACCTATGGGTGTGGCTGAAGTCCTGAGATGTGAGGTGGCCGACACCCTGAGCTGCCTGATGGTAACCGGCTCGGAGGAGCTGGTCAGCAGAGTGATCAGGGTCAAAGTTCAGGACGGAGCCTACGTCCACTTCCCCGTGACTGTGGTCGTGCCTTTCTGTGCACGTTACCGCGGCAACTATAGGGAAGTCACCGTGAAGATAGTTGATGGGGAGAAGAGGGCAAGCTACGTCACTCCTGTAACCACAGAGGGCACGTATGGAGGGCAGAGG GGCTCATTTGCAGAGGTGAAGGTGTACTCCCTGGGCTTGTTTGCAGTGGTTTCCTGtctaaaaagagaaaattacACAGTTCCCACAAAGGGTTTGTCACTCAAGCTACCCATGGACCCCCGACTCTGTCTGAACTACCTCCCAGGATCCTTCACTGCTCCAGTAATGGCACAAACCATG ATCCAGCCGGTAGACGCCGTTCTGCTGGCTGCCGTCAAGTCCAGAAGCGATGCCTATCACTCGGTGGTGTCTACAAGTCCACTACTCTACCTCACCCACCCGTCCTCTCAACCCCTGAGAAGACCACTCAATCTCACACTTCCCTGTCCTCCGAACCCTGAAAAGAAGAGGCACACAAGGGGacaaggggaggaggaagaccaCCGAACTCGGCCTGTTAGTGCTTCTCCGCTATGGGATCAACCTGCCTCCCACACAAGGAG AGTCCTGGGTGCCTCTGTGAAGTGTAAGGAGATGACCAACGAGCTGCTGGTTGTTCTGGGTTCAAGAGACAAACAGTGGAGCGTCCTGGACAAAGTCACAGTCAGGAACCAGCAAAACGGACTGGTGTCCTTTGAGCTGATGGGGAACTTTGACAG ACTGCTGGTGGTTCGTCTCCTGTCTCCGCTGCAGCCCTGCCATCTCGCCTCCCTggcagaggagctggaggagtcGGCCTGCCGCCACGCGGTCACCGTCGTCCTCCAGCGTAGACGAGACGAGCCTCACGCCGTCCTGGTGGCCGCTCTGCCCAGCAGAGACCTCAGCTGGGAGCTGTCCAGACTGCGAGCCCGGGGCTACAGCGGCCTCCCGGAGACCTCGTCGGAGATCTCCATGTGTGAGGGAGACCAGCTTCTCCTTCGTTTCAGTGGCAACATCACCTCCACAG GAACTCAAAACGACCGACACGACGTCCCGCAAGAGCGAATCACTTTCCACACTCAGCAAAAGAATCACCTCTTGGTGCGTCTAACTGAAGTGGACCCTTTTGGGAACTACAGCTCCCCGCACTACAAGGGCACGGCCGTGTTTTATAAGGTCACCAGAGGTCAGCCGGAGTGGCGAGGCGACGGAGCGGTCCCGACGGACGCAAAGCTCCTGGGAGACCCCGTCTGTAAGCTGTCTCTGACTTTACCCAAG AAAGTGAGAACCATTAATCGGCCCATCGTGGCTAGAGTGAAGTTATGCACGGAGACAG ATTCCCTGTCAgactctcttcttctctggctGTCCGGGGAGCTCTCAGAGGAGGAAGTGGCCCTTCTGGTGCTCGCACTGCGTCTCCGTCGAAGCGCCGCTCAGCTGGTGAAGCTCCGGACCGGGGACAGCCTGTCCACCCAGGCCTTCCACGTCCTGGCCATGTGGAGGAGGGGGCTGCCCGCTGCCACGCACCAACCCAAGGCCTCTCAGCTGGCTCACTGCTTAGCCAAGAGCGGCAGGCCGGACCTGGCCAGGGAGCTGCTGCTGCGACAGGCCGCGACCACCAGGCAGGGCTCACTGAGCCTAAAAAGTAGAAATCACACAGCTTTTTAA